From one Anopheles bellator chromosome 1, idAnoBellAS_SP24_06.2, whole genome shotgun sequence genomic stretch:
- the LOC131213707 gene encoding N-alpha-acetyltransferase 35, NatC auxiliary subunit, with the protein MLPQTESALQDLTISGTGTAESAVPPPTENPLQTAWTDLAAQKNASPDEWRNITTEFFDCVKDLKLGELVHDSMFGLLEAMSAIEMMDPKMDAGMCCNREATPLTFDTAVETDVMKLNNFDPKELIGIIDAVYSCMVSWLEGHSMAQTVLTCLYLHKPNRIECKTMKSFSISIQKIINLIRNFTLRAHVFEEEDFQHSTFDYSFSAEVTEGKAINMLKAAEEDLIKKTKDTEEEREKDEVQALLARIRFTRLFLQCLVALYPSKQSTSWQHGQEITTQSVSPTKNEMIDIVKTLNGALELAQTMEKTIDLGTQPEDGSDAPNPMGFSMMVNQRLLPPTFPRSTKIKDRHLSIQYLIELIQRMKHACKIVNCSNFHAALNFLMDFSKKFGPCLLSRSIPQTLYLPAYGKVFGVRPLTDVLKESAKAFIAPPVLLSDSQLYSNPYAVKCVNSFFEYNEATFSTLFAICGYNRARQRDRLGMIMANFSLLQEEAEGVDAYLHSLSFKIENSRQHLACFGTWVFYHCLRAMSLYLLAGLELELYSVHEYLYIFWYLYQYLFSWIVSALTRAETFLAEQEYIADLKAAKSNQKKPKTKKRKARGDAKEIVFNQAMQTLCGGYYKALAGFCKENRIPEPLPMFDNEQVRFEHRFAPFAPLSTPPPIPYSEFKQMKLFMLQSPAEDLYAAAAKHFHEARTLLETFPNPDEEWNDVVKVAKMNYVMMNLLASGHSRQSKLPPEFDFSCHRYFPIIKQRK; encoded by the exons atgttgccacaAACCGAATCCGCTCTGCAAGATTTAAC TATTTCCGGCACAGGGACGGCGGAGAGTGCTGTACCTCCGCCGACGGAAAATCCTCTACAGACAGCATGGACGGACCTGGCGGCACAGAAAAATGCTTCACCCGACGAGTGGCGCAACATAACGACCGAGTTTTTTGACTGTGTAAAAG ATCTAAAGCTGGGCGAATTGGTGCATGACTCGATGTTTGGTTTGCTCGAGGCAATGTCCGCTATCGAAATGATGGATCCGAAGATGGACGCAGGAATGTGTTGCAACCGAGAAGCCACACCACTCACGTTCGACACGGCAGTTGAG ACGGACGTGATGAAGTTGAATAATTTCGATCCGAAGGAACTGATCGGCATCATTGACGCCGTCTACTCGTGCATGGTATCGTGGCTCGAGGGACACTCGATGGCTCAAACAGTCCTCACATGTCTCTACCTTCACAAACCGAACCGCATTGAGTGTAAAACTATGAAGTCGTTTTCTATTTCCATACAAAAGATCATTAATCTGATCCGTAACTTTACCTTGAG GGCTCACGTATTCGAAGAGGAGGACTTCCAGCACAGCACTTTCGACTATAGCTTCAGCGCAGAAGTGACGGAAGGGAAAGCGATCAACATGCTGAAGGCCGCTGAAGAGGATCTAATTAAGAAAACGAAGGACACGGAAGAAGAGCGCGAGAAGGATGAGGTTCAAGCCTTGTTGGCACGTATTCGCTTCACGAGGCTGTTTCTGCAATGTTTGGTCGCGCTGTACCCGTCCAAG CAAAGCACATCGTGGCAACATGGACAAGAAATTACGACG caAAGTGTTTCGCCGACAAAGAACGAAATGATCGATATCGTAAAGACGCTCAATGGGGCCCTCGAACTGGCACAGACGATGGAGAAAACGATCGATCTTGGAACGCAGCCCGAAGATGGGT CTGATGCTCCAAATCCGATGGGATTCTCGATGATGGTCAATCAACGGCTGCTACCGCCTACCTTCCCGCGAAGCACAAAAATCAAGGATCGGCATTTGAGCATTCAGTATCTCATCGAACTGATACAGCGCATGAAGCACGCGTGCAAAATTGTCAACTGTAGCAACTTCCATGCCGCATTG AACTTTCTGATGGATTTTAGCAAAAAGTTTGGTCCCTGTCTGCTGTCGAGAAGTATTCCCCAAACGCTATATCTGCCGGCCTACGGAAAGGTTTTCGGTGTGCGGCCTCTGACTGACGTGCTGAAGGAGTCGGCCAAGGCGTTCATtgcgccaccggtgctgctcTCAGACAGTCAGCTCTACAGCAATCCTTAT GCCGTGAAATGTGTCAATTCGTTCTTCGAATACAATGAGGCAACATTCAGCACCCTGTTCGCCATCTGTGGCTACAACCGGGCTCGACAGCGCGATCGACTGGGCATGATAATGGCCAATTTTtcgctgctgcaggaggaagCAGAAGGGGTGGACGCATACCTTCACTCACTTTCgttcaaaattgaaaactcGCGGCAACATTTGGCCTGCTTCGGCACATGGGTGTTCTATCACTGTCTCCGGGCGATGTCCCTGTACCTGTTGGCCGGGCTGGAGCTCGAACTGTACAGTGTGCACGAGTATCTCTATATCTTCTGGTATCTCTATCAGTACCTGTTTAGCTGGATCGTATCTGCGCTGACCCGTGCCGAGACGTTCTTGGCCGAGCAGGAGTACATTGCCGATCTGAAGGCAgccaaatcgaaccaaaagAAACCAAAGACCAAAAAACGCAAAGCGCGCGGTGACGCCAAGGAGATCGTCTTTAATCAGGCAATGCAAACACTATGTGGTGGGTACTACAAAGCGTTGGCCGGGTTTTGCAAGGAGAACCGCATCCCTGAGCCGCTGCCAATGTTTGACAATGAGCAGGTACGCTTCGAGCATCGGTTTGCACCGTTTGCGCCGCTCTCGACCCCACCGCCCATACCGTACAGTGAATTTAAGCAGATGAAGCTGTTTATGCTACAATCGCCAGCCGAAGATCTTTACGCGGCAGCCGCCAAACACTTCCACGAAGCGCGCACGCTGCTCGAAACGTTCCCGAATCCAGATGAGGAG TGGAATGATGTGGTGAAGGTAGCGAAAATGAACTACGTCATGATGAATCTACTGGCGAGCGGCCATAGTCGCCAATCGAAGCTGCCTCCGGAGTTTGATTTTTCCTGTCACCGCTACTTTCCAATCATCAAGCAGCGGAAGTAA
- the LOC131215777 gene encoding uncharacterized protein LOC131215777, whose translation MNYKTRFVQDLCKTRTEIYEELLLFASSEEKFLQNVHNLRKPSLEALLYVLLMKQRGTLPGNLCGRSENYTLRLLLPIINENHLRLQSESDTFGCLLSTLALIVLLEPDATVIRSQAAAFVTEFEENLHELPLYYDVLRTLLILTKERPELEGILHTLDARQMVRRLTSESNAIRMKSLACLQLLLQFNPRIFDDWLLTLMDDKQRLMVEQRAFIVFQLMETLLRMDDRSMEMLKMLQCDRVWTIVMEGLRSKDTVCRKESLAVLQYAIGYAKQRNSDINGTFFHWPQKENSEKLVSSGWQSLVTIIEALSETQAHLVLPAMELLSKISVLHIAWRNVVLGRILLHESPHVIQYGIQHFLELHSFDAADVTLEKLFLETFNRVALFEPVEDTIRDLKKHYSTATAFDFLLDYAQAIPWNSVQYYCVACVIYEQVNLVENADRETIKTLEKCVKCCQHVKNVSLRHVIVLLLLKTISKFVKLHKPPNSSNTLLSIVAEVEKILPKFSLSFEHLKDESGSSFCDTIDEKSLIEFAFSLNAENEFSLLDALIVEKSNDIDLNETFHILARANLGTAYRSIYEECEEWEDLFYKLYEKTDRRLRCFDYKQSVAIQTIQLAHICAVQLKCQEVPVTFFNYVCLRKLKNELRRHVSTGPSIDEVYVMISEIYLQHAKIVDHTILVSDDDSSKLISLLEVGNHKVLSHVISIVCYCLQLPLDDGDDPILDVVRRCYKEILNYRKSDHFVWLLKSFIEMLLKPYQRNNIYWIDIEDEDCPMATDVEEYINKFLEQARTIYGLANIVFENVLHSHVGILLKYKPFAKMLLGGMIFGDIQKREQRIENEALEHCGMKIDFADQSQADARVRVLCVLFLYQIAKTNHPDAMLFLLKLERMLVEKFTEITKAKERYYADSITHRQKLRIIQALCVVLKLTGTKPYPLLEVMLYETNQPNINYLIELIVADSAIDTLTIANKLKDNEVKVSGIQSIFVILWLRCCQTRSLDKRYIYLLLPWTMAQNFSTRLYAQIVIKKLIATFSTTHGRFKEIYAAVDSYLRQGNVERNIEKCMKDFRFNTVFDYANLLTLENIFHNIPRVSGAPLEDVVGTQILRECFATLQLDETNLGHALDFGELSAQKKENLFLSQSVGGADFIQRKLVPLKCLEPNQELLFGLPENLCLRKMDYNEGLIVVASLINRAPNLGGLARTCEIFAVKQLVTNSLRDIDNKEFQALSMTAEKWLNIGELKAHQIVEYLREMKSKGYAIVGAEQTTGSKPIQQLVFPKKSILVLGHEKNGLPADIIRHLDLIGEIPQFGVVRSLNVHVTGAIFIWEYAKQHHIIQG comes from the exons ATGAACTACAAAACGAGATTCGTGCAGGATCTGTGCAAAACCCGCACCGAAATTTATGAAGAACTGCTACTTTTTGCGTCCAGTGAAGAAAAATTTCTCCAAAATGTTCACAATCTCCGTAAGCCGTCCCTAGAAGCGCTGTTGTACGTGTTGCTGATGAAACAGCGTGGTACGCTTCCCGGAAACTTGTGTGGCAGGAGCGAAAATTACACGCTGCGGCTCCTTTTACCTATCATCAACGAAAACCATTTACGGCTGCAGTCAGAAAGCGATACGTTCGGATGCCTCTTGAGTACATTAGCGCTGATTGTGTTGCTCGAACCCGATGCCACAGTAATTCGTTCGCAAGCGGCAGCGTTTGTGACGGAGTTTGAAGAGAATCTGCACGAGCTGCCCCTATACTACGATGTATTACGCACGCTGCTAATATTGACCAAAGAACGGCCGGAGCTCGAAGGGATTTTGCACACATTAGATGCCCGGCAAATGGTTCGTCGACTAACGTCTGAGTCGAACGCGATACGAATGAAGAGTCTGGCCTGtctgcagctgttgctgcaatTCAACCCACGGATCTTCGACGATTGGCTTTTGACCTTGATGGACGACAAACAGCGGCTAATGGTTGAGCAACGTGCGTTTATAGTATTTCAGTTGATGGAAACGTTGCTGCGAATGGATGACCGGAGCATGGAAATGTTAAAGATGTTGCAGTGTGATCGCGTGTGGACCATCGTAATGGAAGGACTGCGCTCGAAGGATACCGTATGTCGCAAAGAGTCACTCGCCGTTCTACAATATGCCATCGGATATGCGAAACAGCGCAATTCAGATATAAATGGAACGTTTTTTCACTGGCCGCAAAAAGAGAATAGTGAGAAATTGGTCTCCTCGGGTTGGCAATCACTTGTGACGATCATCGAAGCACTGAGCGAAACACAAGCGCATCTCGTTCTGCCCGCCATGGAGCTATTGAGCAAAATTTCTGTACTTCACATCGCTTGGAGGAACGTCGTTTTGGGGCGCATACTGCTTCACGAAAGCCCTCACGTCATCCAATATGGAATACAACATTTTCTGGAGCTACATTCGTTCGATGCTGCTGACGTTACACTGGAAAAGCTTTTTTTGGAAACATTCAACCGAGTCGCATTGTTCGAGCCAGTTGAGGATACGATCCGTGACCTTAAGAAGCACTATAGTACAGCCACGGCGTTCGATTTCTTACTGGACTACGCACAGGCTATTCCTTGGAATTCTGTCCAATATTATTGTGTAGCATGTGTGATATACGAACAAGTTAACCTTGTGGAAAACGCCGATCGAGAAACTATTAAGACACTGGAAAAGTGTGTAAAATGTTGCCAACATGTAAAAAACGTTTCTCTGCGACACGTAATcgtcttgctgctgctgaaaacTATTAGCAAGTTTGTGAAACTTCATAAACCACCGAACAGCTCTAACACACTTCTGTCGATCGTGGCGGAAGTTGAGAAGATTTTACCAAAATTTTCGCTATCATTTGAACACTTGAAGGATGAATCGGGCTCATCATTTTGTGACACAATCGACGAAAAATCTCTTATAGAATTTGCTTTCAGCCTGAATGCagaaaatgaattttctcTGCTCGATGCATTAATCGTGGAAAAATCGAACGACATCGATCTAAACGAAACTTTTCACATACTGGCACGAGCCAATCTGGGAAC GGCGTATAGGTCGATATATGAAGAATGTGAAGAATGGGAAGATCTTTTCTACAAGCTATACGAAAAAACTGATCGTCGTTTGCGCTGCTTCGATTACAAACAATCCGTCGCAATTCAGACCATTCAATTGGCGCATATTTGTGCGGTTCAGCTCAAATGCCAAGAAGTGCCtgtgacatttttcaattacgTATGCCTCCGTAAGCTAAAGAATGAGCTCCGGCGCCATGTGTCGACTGGTCCTTCGATCGACGAAGTTTATGTGATGATCTCTGAAATCTACCTTCAACATGCTAAAATAGTCGACCATACAATATTGGTAAGCGACGATGATAGCTCAAAACTAATCAGCCTACTAGAAGTGGGAAACCACAAGGTGCTGAGTCACGttatttcgattgtttgttacTGTCTGCAACTACCActtgatgatggtgatgatccAATTCTGGATGTCGTCCGGCGTTGCTACAAAGAGATACTAAACTATCGTAAATCGGATCACTTTGTGTGGCTGCTTAAATCGTTCATCGAAATGCTATTGAAACCATATcaaagaaataatatttattggaTAGACATCGAAGATGAAGACTGCCCGATGGCAACCGATGTCGAGGAGTACATTAATAAGTTCCTCGAACAAGCCAGAACCATTTACGGATTGGCAAATATTGTGTTCGAAAATGTACTGCATTCTCACGTCGGTATTCTTCTGAAATACAAACCATTTGCAAAAATGTTGCTGGGCGGGATGATCTTCGGTGACATTCAAAAGCGAGAACAGAG gATTGAAAATGAGGCTTTGGAACACTGTGGGATGAAAATAGA CTTTGCAGATCAGAGCCAGGCAGACGCTCGCGTTCGCGTCCTGTGCGTGCTGTTTCTATATCAGATTGCGAAGACCAATCACCCCGACGCCATGCTGTTTCTACTCAAACTAGAGCGAATGCTTGTGGAAAAATTTACGGAAATAACGAAAGCAAAGGAAAGATATTATGCCGACTCTATCACGCATCGGCAAAAGCTGCGCATCATTCAAGCGCTCTGCGTTGTTCTTAAACTAACCGGAACGAAGCCTTACCCACTGTTAGAGGTGATGCTTTATGAAACGAATCAACCCAACATTAACTACCTCATCGAGTTGATCGTGGCCGACAGTGCGATCGACACGCTAACCATTGCGAACAAGCTGAAAGATAATGAGGTAAAGGTATCCGGCATACAGTCCATTTTCGTGATCCTGTGGCTCCGGTGCTGCCAAACGAGATCACTCGACAAACGTTATATCTATCTCCTGCTACCGTGGACAATGGCACAAAATTTCTCCACCCGACTGTACGCACAGATCGTGATCAAGAAGCTGATCGCAACCTTTTCCACCACGCACGGTCGTTTTAAGGAGATCTATGCCGCTGTCGACAGCTACCTGCGGCAAGGAAACGTTGAGCGTAACATTGAAAAGTGTATGAAagattttcgttttaataCCGTTTTCGATTATGCCAACCTCTTGACGCTCGAGAACATCTTTCACAACATCCCGAGAGTATCAGGCGCACCGCTGGAAGACGTCGTTGGAACGCAAATACTGCGGGAGTGTTTTGCAACTCTTCAGCTAGACGAAACGAACCTGGGCCATGCGCTTGATTTCGGCGAGTTGAGTgcgcagaaaaaggaaaatctcTTCCTTTCCCAGTCGGTCGGAGGTGCGGATTTTATTCAACGGAAATTAGTGCCACTAAAATGCCTGGAACCGAATCAAGAGCTGCTGTTTGGACTACCCGAAAACCTATGCCTACGAAAGATG GACTACAATGAGGGGCTAATTGTTGTAGCAAGTTTGATTAACCGAGCTCCCAACCTCGGAGGTTTGGCCAGAACCTGCGAAATATTTGCTGTGAAACAACTTGTCACAAACTCGCTGCGAGACATCGATAACAAAGAATTTCAAGCCTTGAG CATGACCGCCGAAAAGTGGCTAAACATTGGAGAGCTGAAGGCTCACCAGATAGTCGAGTATCTACGAGAGATGAAATCCAAAGGATACGCCATCGTTGGGGCCGAGCAGACAACGGGAAGCAAACCCATTCAACAGCTCGTGTTCCCCAAAAAATCAATCCTCGTTCTCGG ACACGAGAAGAATGGTTTGCCGGCAGATATCATTCGGCATCTTGATCTGATTGGCGAAATACCGCAGTTCGGCGTGGTTCGTTCTCTCAACGTGCACGTTACTGGTGCCATTTTCATTTGGGAATACGCCAAACAGCATCACATCATTCAGGGCTAG
- the LOC131206127 gene encoding fumarylacetoacetase: MSFVSVPQGSDFPLENLPYGVFSTSAKPTARIGVAIGEKILDLAEVAQFYPENLRAALGATVLNDLMALGCEAWAEVRRITRELLLTGSPLHKDAALQTRALVAQSDAKMHLPANIGDYTDFYSSIHHATNVGVMFRGKENALMPNWKHLPVGYHGRASSVVVSGTPIRRPYGQTLPVDGADPAFGPCRLFDFELEMAFLVGGPPTQLGERVPVGEAAKRVFGFVLMNDWSARDIQKWEYVPLGPFTAKNLGTTISPWVVPVAALEPFLVDNFPQDPQPFPYLRHEQKFNFDIKLEVDIKPSSTGVATTVCRSNYRNLYWTALQQIAHHTVTGCNLKPGDLMASGTISGDASDSFGSMLELSWKGTKPVPLGGGETRKFLQDNDEVIVRGHCSNGDLRIGFGSCHGLVLPATPFE, translated from the exons ATGTCGTTCGTTTCCGTACCGCAGGGAAGTGATTTCCCACTCGAAAATCTTCCGTATGGTGTCTTTAGTACCTCCGCCAAG CCTACCGCCCGGATCGGAGTGGCGATCGGCGAGAAGATTCTCGACCTCGCGGAGGTTGCGCAGTTCTATCCGGAAAACCTAAGG GCTGCTCTTGGTGCTACCGTGCTCAACGACCTGATGGCCTTGGGCTGCGAAGCGTGGGCCGAAGTACGACGCATTACCCGCGAACTGCTGCTCACTGGTTCACCGCTGCACAAGGATGCCGCCCTGCAGACTCGTGCCCTGGTGGCGCAGTCTGATGCCAAAATGCACCTTCCGGCCAACATCGGTGATTACACCGATTTCTACTCTTCGATACATCACGCCACCAACGTGGGGGTGATGTTCCGGGGCAAGGAGAACGCGCTGATGCCCAACTGGAAGCATCTTCCGGTCGGTTACCATGGGCGTGCCAGTTCGGTCGTGGTGTCCGGTACCCCGATTCGTCGCCCGTACGGACAGACACTTCCGGTGGACGGTGCTGACCCCGCCTTCGGACCCTGCCGGTTGTTTGACTTTGAGCTAGAAATGGCCTTCCTGGTCGGTGGTCCACCGACCCAGCTCGGGGAAAGAGTTCCCGTCGGAGAGGCGGCCAAACGTgtgttcggtttcgttctGATGAACGACTGGAGCGCCCGGGACATTCAAAAGTGGGAGTACGTGCCTCTGGGGCCGTTTACAGCGAAAAACCTCGGAACCACCATCTCACCGtgggtggtgccggtggccgcgttGGAACCATTCCTGGTGGACAACTTCCCGCAGGATCCGCAACCGTTTCCGTATCTTCGCCACGAGCAAAAGTTTAACTTCGACATCAAACTGGAAGTCGACATCAAGC CGAGTTCTACGGGCGTAGCGACAACGGTCTGTCGGTCGAACTATCGAAACCTGTACTGGACGGCGCTGCAGCAGATCGCTCACCACACAGTTACCGGGTGTAATCTGAAGCCGGGCGACTTGATGGCATCTGGAACGATCAGTGGCGATGCGTCCGACTCGTTCGGCTCGATGCTGGAGCTAAGCTGGAAGGGTACGAAACCGGTTCCGCTGGGTGGCGGGGAGACGCGCAAGTTTCTGCAGGACAACGACGAGGTGATCGTGCGCGGTCACTGTAGCAATGGCGATCTTCGCATCGGGTTCGGCTCTTGCCACGGTCTGGTGCTACCCGCAACACCGTTCGAGTAG